Proteins found in one Sporosarcina sp. FSL K6-3457 genomic segment:
- a CDS encoding S-layer homology domain-containing protein: MKNKVKLGMCSAVLIGSLVSGTSFVAEASTNDFNTKVAQQVVGQFKDVNKSNYAYDAINWAKSEGIIDGYQDGTFKPSGTITEAQFAKMLAEFLKLKDDKGDLIKATPAAHWSDTYYDALATYGVPMNGYFDNGLRNKPVKRGVIAQAIGHVTGSSNTLTASIDYMLGEGITSGQNPQYAGKDLLKYFGSQNNLTRGQVAAFLYRMHNADIDEASGISIAVRNNSEGLTLVGQANKGMNKLDNSLRIGKLGSEKPGNGGGITVKPPVNPPVVTPPAGDFSGAKLPVSDSAKAKDVNVNELNKVVSHLSSGTIDQFKKNGYEIKHASPGMIFTNDFAITVTSSSDINTKYIFSYDKGVPLSFIKSVVKDLSGITLTDADLSSKGEVIKGKVYIMYDSNGGRTINIRR; encoded by the coding sequence ATGAAAAACAAAGTGAAATTAGGTATGTGTAGCGCGGTATTAATCGGTAGTTTAGTGTCTGGTACTTCTTTCGTAGCAGAAGCCTCCACCAACGATTTCAATACTAAAGTAGCCCAACAAGTGGTAGGGCAATTTAAAGATGTAAATAAATCGAATTATGCGTATGATGCGATAAATTGGGCTAAGAGTGAAGGTATTATTGACGGGTATCAGGATGGAACATTCAAGCCAAGTGGAACAATTACAGAAGCTCAATTCGCTAAAATGTTAGCGGAATTTTTAAAACTTAAAGATGATAAAGGTGATTTAATTAAAGCTACGCCAGCGGCTCATTGGAGTGATACTTATTACGATGCACTCGCTACTTATGGAGTCCCGATGAACGGTTATTTTGATAATGGTCTAAGAAATAAACCTGTAAAACGTGGTGTAATCGCTCAAGCAATTGGTCATGTCACAGGTAGTTCTAATACGTTAACTGCTTCGATTGATTATATGTTAGGAGAAGGTATTACAAGTGGACAAAATCCACAATATGCAGGTAAAGATTTATTAAAATACTTTGGTTCTCAAAATAATTTAACACGTGGTCAAGTAGCGGCATTTTTATATCGTATGCATAATGCTGATATTGACGAAGCTTCTGGAATTTCAATTGCCGTACGTAATAACAGCGAGGGATTAACTTTAGTAGGTCAAGCGAATAAAGGAATGAATAAGTTAGACAATAGTTTACGTATTGGTAAATTAGGAAGTGAAAAACCTGGAAATGGTGGTGGAATAACTGTTAAACCACCAGTAAATCCACCAGTAGTAACTCCTCCTGCAGGAGATTTCAGTGGTGCAAAATTACCAGTAAGTGATAGTGCTAAAGCGAAGGACGTAAACGTAAACGAGTTAAACAAAGTAGTATCCCATTTATCTAGTGGAACTATCGACCAATTCAAGAAAAATGGTTATGAAATAAAGCACGCAAGCCCTGGTATGATTTTTACTAACGATTTTGCAATAACTGTTACTAGTTCAAGTGACATTAATACTAAGTACATATTTTCATATGACAAAGGAGTTCCTCTAAGTTTTATAAAATCAGTAGTAAAAGATTTAAGTGGTATAACTCTAACTGATGCGGATTTATCCTCAAAAGGGGAAGTGATTAAAGGTAAAGTATATATCATGTACGATTCAAATGGTGGACGTACTATAAATATTAGAAGATAA